CGTCGGGAGGAGGCGCTTCACCGCCTCGGCGGGAGACGTCGTCGTGATTCCCCCCGGCGTGGAGCACGAAGTAAGGGCCGTAACAGACGCCGTGGTGATAGACACCTTCGCCCCGCCCCGCGGAGACTGGGCCGGCGGGGGAGACGCCTACCTGAGGAGGTAGGCTAGAGCTCGAGGATCCTCCCCGTCCTCCAGACCTGGAACCTGGGCCTCCTTCTGTTGACCACCGCCTCGGCCACGTAGAGCCTCAGCTCGAAAACGTTGGTCACAGTCTTGCCGTCTACTTTCGTTATCACGTCGCCCCGCTGGATGCCTATCTCGTCTGCGGCTGAGCCGGGTAGCACCTCCGCCACGAGGAGGCCTCTATCTATGGGGAAGCCGTATAGAGAGGCCAGGGCTTTGTTCAGCGCCGTGACGTATATGCCAAGGGCGGGGCGGGTGTAGCGGCCGTATTTCTGCACCATCTCCAGCATGACGCGTGTGAAGTCTATAGGGACTGCGAAGCCGAGGCCCTGCGCCCCCGCAATAATGGCCGAGTTTATGCCCACCGCCTCCCCCGACATGTTGATCAGCGGCCCCCCGGAGTTGCCAGGGTTGATAGCGGCGTCTGTCTGTATCAAAAACTCGAATACCCTCTCGCCGGCTCTTAGAGTTCTGCCGACGGCGCTGACTATCCCAAAGGTCGCCGTCGGCTTGTCGAGGAGGGCTAGGGGGAATCCGATGGCCACCACGCCCTGGCCCACCCTAAGCCTCAAGGCGCTCCCCATGGGGAGCGGGGGTGTCTGCAACTCGGCGTATATCAACGCCATGTCGTAGTCAGGGTCCCCAGCCGCCACCCTCCCCGGCGCCTTGTCGCCCTCGGGCGTCACCAGCACAACCTCATCCGCCGAGGCCACGACGTGGAAGGCAGTGGCGAAGAAGCCCCTCCCCACGGCGAAGGCCGTGCCGAACCCCACGTCGCCCGTGAAGACGTCCACCTGCCGCGTGACGACGGCCACCACAGACCTAGCGGCCTTCTCCACCAAGTTGCTGAGGTCCACCACACCCCCTCTTTGAGGACTTAAAAATATATAGGTGGGCTATCCCTATAGCATGGCAGAGAGGTGGGTTGTCCTAGGGGTTTCCCTAGCCCTCGCGGTCAGCGTCGCCGCGCTTTTCCTAGCCTTCACAGCCTGCAGAGCCCCGCCCCAGCCTCCACAGCCAGCTAAGCCGAAGATCGTGCTGGTGCCCGTCAACTACGTCATCGACAGCCCCCAAGTGGACAAGACGGTGTCCGCCCTCACCTCGATAGCGCAGAGAGACGACGTGGCTGGCATAGTCCTCGTTATCGACTCGCCGGGCGGCACGGTGTCGGCTACAGAGGCGCTGTACACAGCGCTTCGGGGGATAAACAAGACGAAATACGCCGTGGTGAACGGCCTCGCCGCCTCCGGCGCCTACTACGTGGCGGTGGCGGCTGACAAGATATACGCAACGCCCTCCAGCTGGGTGGGCAGCGTTGGGGTGATAGCCGTGCTGTGGCCCGAGGAGTATTTCTACGACATACCCGACTACGTGTACACGACGGGGCCTCTCAAGTACTACGGCAGGGAGCTGGTGGACTACTACAACGACATCGAGAGGGTGAGGCTCAACTTCGTCAACGCCGTCTTGAAGGGGCGGGCGGGCAAGATCAAGGCCGACCCCCAGGTTTTCGAAACCGCGACTATCTTCACAGCCGACCAGGCGAAGAGCCTCGGCCTAGTCGACGAGATAGGCGGCATCTTCGACGCTGTGAGAGACATGGCGCAGAGGCTGGGCCTAACCCAGTACGAGGTGAAGTACCTCAGCCAGGTGGCCAACGTCTCGACGGCCCCGGCGGGGGCCCAGTACAAGGTAGAGCTCTCCACGCTACTCAACTCCACGCCTGTGCCTATCTTCTACATTCTGCCGACGGCCGTCCAGTGGATGCTCCCGGCGGACGGCGGGGGGAACAAGACGCCTCCGCCCGCCGCCCCGCCGGAGAAGCCCTACGTCGTGCTGGACATGGCCCACGACAACATGGTCCCCCGTAGCTTTATAGAGGTTCTGCGCGCCGAGCTAGCCACGAGGGGATACGCCCTGGTTTCCGCCGCCAGCGAGTACCAGCTGTCGACGCTTCTCGCCAACGCCACGGGGCTCGTTGT
The sequence above is drawn from the Pyrobaculum ferrireducens genome and encodes:
- a CDS encoding S1C family serine protease, with the translated sequence MDLSNLVEKAARSVVAVVTRQVDVFTGDVGFGTAFAVGRGFFATAFHVVASADEVVLVTPEGDKAPGRVAAGDPDYDMALIYAELQTPPLPMGSALRLRVGQGVVAIGFPLALLDKPTATFGIVSAVGRTLRAGERVFEFLIQTDAAINPGNSGGPLINMSGEAVGINSAIIAGAQGLGFAVPIDFTRVMLEMVQKYGRYTRPALGIYVTALNKALASLYGFPIDRGLLVAEVLPGSAADEIGIQRGDVITKVDGKTVTNVFELRLYVAEAVVNRRRPRFQVWRTGRILEL
- a CDS encoding S49 family peptidase, yielding MAERWVVLGVSLALAVSVAALFLAFTACRAPPQPPQPAKPKIVLVPVNYVIDSPQVDKTVSALTSIAQRDDVAGIVLVIDSPGGTVSATEALYTALRGINKTKYAVVNGLAASGAYYVAVAADKIYATPSSWVGSVGVIAVLWPEEYFYDIPDYVYTTGPLKYYGRELVDYYNDIERVRLNFVNAVLKGRAGKIKADPQVFETATIFTADQAKSLGLVDEIGGIFDAVRDMAQRLGLTQYEVKYLSQVANVSTAPAGAQYKVELSTLLNSTPVPIFYILPTAVQWMLPADGGGNKTPPPAAPPEKPYVVLDMAHDNMVPRSFIEVLRAELATRGYALVSAASEYQLSTLLANATGLVVVNPTAPFSRDGVRAVLNATARGVRVAYFYDMRASAVVVSSGAAYVAPYSLFAVFDPLLTYFNMSGLRAVYNFTAGGANYTENWQFVAVRPRGNWTLLRGVERLLLFSPSAVAASTPLRLEAWGYVFGYGWGNYTVAAQVGNFTFIGTVRSFTPYFITQGDNWRFFKNVVDWLVEKRPIAKKLGPVSAVIYTG